The genomic DNA GACGAGCACCTGTGACCCAGGCGGCattgcacacacaaacacacacacacaaacgtgcGCAGACACAcacccacccccacacacacacacccacacagacGGGGAGACGCGCGCGCGGTAAGGTATTGTGAAGAGTACAGCAAGGACGCAGCGCAGCAGAAAGGAGGAAACTCACCTTTTAGTCAAGTAGTCCCGGATTAGAATGAACAGAGTCGAGTACTCCTGGAAATAGAAAGAGCAGCAAACAAGCAGGCTGCAGAGATAAAACAGGCGAAACGTTGCTTTCaggtaaatgattaaaaacgGGACTGTTGCGCCTAGAAAAGGTttccccccaccaccaccaaaaaaaaagaaagaaagaaagaaagaaagctgcTGTTTTAGAAGGAGCGGAACGTGCGCCTGATTGTAGAGTTTTAGGCGAATGGAACGGGAGAGATGTAAGATTTGTTTAAAGCCCCGCATTTCCATTTAAGAACGTGATTGTGTTTGCAAAGATCCCTTTCAATCTTGGCACCCCCCCCCCtaccccaccaccacctcctcccACTACCCCTTAGCGTCTCTGAGGCTGCTTTGCAATTCATAGAATTGGTAATTTGCTATTGGGACAAAACGTGAAGGGAAAAATAATCAGATCAACCGGGAAGAGGTAGCGAGGAAGGAGCTGGGAAGAGGAAACACAAGAGTTTCTCTCTTCAAGTTGCTGCTTGATAAAAATGCTTCTAGGGGTAAATGATTTAATGATAAAGCCCTtcttttataacaaaaatgtcCTAAGTTGAGATGATCTGCCACTATTGTAACATAAAGAGGGCAGCCTCACTTCGTAAATTGTAATTATTAGACTTGAAATTTAGTTGAACTCTTACCAGGGTGTTGTTAAAAAGTGATGCATCACCTGGCAAAGATTTATAAAAGGAAACTTCATAAATCACGAAAATCTTGCTGtgttaaatataaatcaatggGGAGATTGTCACTCTTTCTAAAGAcacaacagctttttttttacctcctcTTGCGGCGTGGGAGGCTGCAGAGCATCGGGCCTTATAATCTATTTAAGATGAGGAGCGCTATAATCATCAGTGACCTATTAGAAAGGTGCAGGAGTGTGCGTAATTGTAGTGTGTGTGTAGGTGCGTGCAtatatgcgtgtgtgtgtgtgtcggctTCAAACAGATCCCCGTACTCCCCCACGTGGTTATTTGCAAAACAACCAATCCAAGCCCGGGGAAGCCTAATCAAGCCCCGCTGCTCacctgctgcagaaaaaaaatctaactcaTTGACAGGATTCACCGAATGAGAAGAGCTCTGCCATAAACTCcgagttttttgtatttatatatatatatataaatagaacATGTGTTTTTCTATAACATATCTGAGTTCGGACCTCGGTCCATCCTGCGCGTAAAAGGCGCTCCAGCGCGCGCTGGAACCGTGCGCCTATTGAATATGTCCCAGTGGGTTTGATTCGGAGAGGAGCCAATACAAGCGGAGGGGAGGCGTGTCTTAGCTCTTCCCCAAGACCTCCCAGAGCAGGTTGTTGCGTTTTGGCTCTAAAGCTTGGAGACCTCCGAAGTGCTCGTCAGTTTTCCAAGTTGGAGCCATGGCGACAACAGCTCAGTATATTCCGAGGAATAACTCCTTGCCGTCCAACCCGCTCATGCATCCGGATTCGGACAGGATGCACCAGGGGACGACTTACAGAGAAGTGCAGAAAATGATGCACCACGAGTACTTGCAGGGGCTCGCGGCGACTAACACGGGACACCCGATGAGCCTGACGCACCACCAGTGGCTGCCCACCTCCAACACCGACTGGTCCAGCGGTACCCACATCGGGCAGCAGGAGCACAAAGCCAGCGTGCAGGCGAGCAGGGAGGACCTGAGCAGCGGCTTCCACCACAGATCTCACCTGGTGCACCAGCAGACGCAGAGCGCGCACCATGGCTCCTGGGCGCCCTCCACGACGCACCACCTCTCCCCGCTGTCCCCCGCATCCAACGGTCACCAGTCGCTGGTGTACTCCCAGCCTGGATACACAAACCTCAACGCGATGCTGAGTCCCCAGCCCGGCGCCCTCCACCACGGCATGCGGGACCCGCTGCACGACGACACGGGCAGCCACGACAACCAGATGGAGTCGCCGCAGCAGGCGTTCAGCCACCACCAGGACCACTCGGACGAGGACGCGCCCAGCTCCGACGACCTGGAGCAGTTCGCGAAGCAGTTCAAGCAGCGGCGGATCAAACTGGGCTTTACGCAGGCGGACGTGGGCTTGGCCTTAGGCACCCTGTATGGAAACGTCTTTTCTCAGACCACAATCTGCAGGTTTGAGGCGCTGCAGCTCAGCTTCAAGAACATGTGCAAACTTAAGCCGCTCCTTAACAAGTGGCTGGAGGAGACAGACTCGAACACGGGCAGCCCCACCAATTTGGACAAGATTGCTGCGCAGGGCAGGAAACGAAAGAAGAGGACCTCCATTGAGGTGGGGGTGAAAGGGGCGCTGGAAAACCATTTCTTAAAATGCCCAAAGCCATCTGCTCATGAAATCAGCACTTTAGCCGGCACTCTGCAGCTGGAAAAAGAGGTAGTCCGCGTTTGGTTTTGCAACagaagacaaaaagagaaaagaatgacACCAGTGGGGGTCCCTCATCCGAACATGGAGGACGTATATTCCCAAGCAGAGACCCCTCCTCTACACCGCTCACTACAGAGTCCGGTGCAGTGACTGTTTTCATGAACAATCCTTATTATTTCTGCGGGGTGGGGTAGAAAAGGGGAACTGTGGAGTTTACAGTATTTGAGTTTTGCTTCAGTTGTCCTGAGAGAAAAGAGTCGTGGGAAAGTTTAACGAATCAGTTTTGCCTTTTAGTCTTTGGATATCGTTATGTCCCACACATAGATGACAGAAAGAAACaggttaaaatacaaaaaataaaaaaaataaaaattaaaaaaaagaattctgtgCGCATTTGAAGTGAAGCAAAGATCTTTATATGCCAAAAGTATATGGATGAGCCGAGCATTGAGAATTCCAAATGTGGGACAGTTTTCTGAAAAGTGGCACCTGAGCCCAGGTCCTGCTGATGTACCATGAACTGTTGGCGCTCACCAGAAAGAGGTGACAGCCTTAAAACACACTGgagataaatacaaaaaataaaaaaaacatttgtttttggctTAAACTGATTAACCAGATTTCTGAAAATGAGTGTATACTTTCTTTGTTCTATAATTGTTGTCGTTTTGATTTTGGAAATCCTTTAACTTCAGTGCGTCTTTCCGCCAAGTGTCTTTGATTTGGTTTAATCCTCCGCAGGTACTGTAACTCATCAGAGCAGCctctcatttttaatttttttatgtttacgcAAAGATTGGACGGTAAGGAAGTGATCAAAACATGTCCCGTTGCAGCAGGGCGTGAGAGTTTTGGCTGCATGCCTTAAAAATATTCCTGGCGTTGCAGCTGATTATGACGAAATTTGCAGAAGAGCAATTCtgaacatgcatttttttctttgatgggCTTTGATTGTTGtcagtttgtttctttgcaTGGAGCacttatatttttgattttttttaattattgctattattattacagtttttgttAGTAAAATTGTGAGTGGAGCTGATTAGGTTTGGACACAAACGCGCAAAATGTTTCCATGCAGGCGGTCAGCTCACTGTTACCTGCCTGTTAATCCTAACATTTCAAGAAAGATTGGTctaatgaaaaacaataattacTCAGGTAACTATGTGCCCCGTGTCGGCATGTTACGCCTGTACACGATTTGCGTAATTCtgtgctttttctttctttttttttcatcaacaaaTCCACGGTTTCCTTTGTTACATGGATTCACTGTATTATATCAAACCGCTGGAGTCACAAAAACAATAGTTGGTCGAGGgtgatggatgaagggatttgctttagaaatatttattattattattattattattatggttattttttatgtttcaatcTGTAGGGGAAATCTGAAAATCTCGTGTCATTTCTCAGTGTTGGACCAGTATAAAAGCCTACAACAGTGCTATTCAAAACATGAGGGAAacttttccaataaaaataataataatttaaaaaaatactaaaaaaaagattttagagaaaaatgttgcCAGGATTATTTCCAGTCTGTAAATATGTCTAATATGTACACTTGTATTTGTTCTGagatattgttttgtttttgtttcttttcggGCAGTTTTGTACACTTACTAATTCCAAGAAGATATTTTAATATGATTTCGTTTATGAATCTGaccatttataaatatatatatatatttatttcctaAAAGTGTTTGGAGCTTTTTGTTTAGCTCTGTCAATGGTTATGTTGCAGtggatttcatgttttttctttccttttttgtttactaCATTGTTTGTATGTTGATTGCTAAATGTAGACTGCAAAgtcacatttatatttatgttatagtaatattttattacttacataaaacatatatacaaGAACCGGTCTTTTGTCTTCATTAAGATGCCCCGGTGTTGTTTTTGGGCCATCAGCAGAGAGCTGCAGATCAGAGCTGAGCACCTGGACGCACGAGCGCGCACCGGAGCGCACCGAGCTGGGTTCCTTTGAATTTGCAGCGAATCGTTATGTAACAGGGGATCGTTTAAAAAGCAGAGGCTGTGTGCATGAACTGACAGCAGTATTCCACCTCAGGCGTTCCCTGCTAACTTTACACTCTGTGACACTCTTCGCATTTTTGTGTAACCGCAGCATTAAATTGTGCAATCCTAACATGGAATctgtcttttcctttttccccacttccttcatttgaaattcagctACAAACCAAACCAATATGATCTTGTAAGCTATCATTAGAGAAGTTAAAAGTGATTTTATTGTCTCAGAATTTCCGTGgaatcagaaataaataaaacaaagcgaAAGGCCATAAAGTTGAGTGATCTGTGTCTCCAATTCAAGCCAGAAAAGAGAGTAAACTTGTTTTCGTTTttgaagaaatgtaaaaatatttcaaaaaattcagtttaaatcacGCACTTAACACGTACGCACAGGCCTCAATTCACAAAGTTCTTAAATCCagcttcataaaaatgtcacagtATGAACTGAATATGGttacaaaatgatttaaaattgaaactttgtttttttttaagtaaaaaacaaatttaaaataattcaaacaacTGCTTTATAAAGTTCTGGGGGAAAAGCGCGTAATCAAACCTGAAAACTgcgcttttattttaaagtggcTCCCAACTTTAtaataaaactttgatttatatttataaaaatatatttgcaatGAGTTATAAGTTTAACCCAATTTTATAACAATtaattttgatcatttcaaaTCTGGTTTCGTtctaaatagtttattttcttaatgaTATATAAATCTTACATCTttattatatatgtttttttttaagtgtcatcCATCATGCGCTAAACCATCGAAGGTAAACACATCAGAGCCTCAGCCGGCCTTTGGAGCCGCTGGAATCCAAGGTAGAAACGTGGTCTTGCGACGGCAGCGGTGGTCAGAGCGCGCACGGGAGAGGAGGCCTCACCGGTGCAAAAACTTCCTGCACAAACGCGTGCCACATGCGCCCCCTGCTGGGCCAACGAGTGTACGGCAGCGAGGAGTCTCCAAACTCGAAATGAGCCTTGAAGCAAGCTGTGACGCTATACCAAAGAAGATCCAGCTTTAGctgataaatacatttatgagaactAAAGAACAgaaagtgttttgtttataGCTTTTTACCCACATTACTCGTTCAGTTTTGAAGTGACTTTAACTGAGCTTATTATTAGAggttttgaaacattttgacattttttaacgACCCACAGAATTCACTTCAAATTGAGGTCCGCTCTCGTCCAGATGAATGTGGTGACTCGCAGTTATTTCCTGATGATATGCAATTTTCATTTGGCTGTGCGAGGAGGGATACAACCTCCATTGTGCTCTTGAATCAATAATACATGAGCAGAACTTATCACAAAGCAGCAAAACTGAGGGATAACTCACAGATCACCCTAAatcattcctcctcctctcctctgcagTCTGCTCCCCTTGCCCTGAGTGGGCCCTAAAGTGGCGCTCGGGCACAGCTCCTCCAGAGGAGCCGTGCCCGAGCGCCACCAAAAACCCAAACCTCCTTCATCAGAGAAGAGAAGTATCGTCACATGCAGAAGATGTGGATTAGTGATGATTAGCAGGGATTATGGCTGGTTAATGGTGGGAAAATACATTAGGAACCATTGGATCTGGTACAGGGGGAGGATATTTTCTTTCACGCTTGCGGATTTGCATTGATCCACAGCAAATGAATGAGGATTAGAAGCATCAAGCTATCTGCCAACAGATAAATAACATTAAGCATATTATGTGTCAAAGCCTGTTATTAATTACATCACAAACACCAGCACAATGCTGACAATTATGGAAATAAAAGGAGCTGCTGAATAATGTGACTGGTTGGGATTCTTCGGATTCAGGATCATCCTGATGTGATTAGAGACGATTTTTATAAGTTGTGCTTTTGGCAAGGTAAAAGTTCTGGGTTTATTGACACCAGGCTTTAGCTTTTTTCTACTTTGCTTGCTAGAATAAGAATAAGccatttaaaagaataaaaaaacatccctGATTATACGTTTGATCCTGAATAATTTGGCTTTAAAAGCAATAAAGAGGGCCCGCGCCACACATGCAGACCTCATTAACGTTTATGGCTTCAGATCTATTAGTTTATCACAGTCAGAAAGCTGTTCttaataatttaattgttttccCAATAATCCAGCAGGTGAAAATGTTAAGTAGATTTCCTGCTCTCTCTTTAAGTACCTTATCCTCCCGCCAAGTTCCCATCTACTCGCCTCTCTTCGGCGTTTATGTAATAAATACTTTTCTTCTACCCTGAGCGGCAGAAGAAGCAGAGTTGGAAATGGGAAAAAGATTGgaataatgcattttttcatcaaaaattccTTCTCTTCCTCTACCTCAAGGTTTCCTCCTTGGAGCCACTTGAAAGATGGGCAACAATGTGGCCACACAGTGAACACCTAGTTATCATATGAAACACTCCGGCAGTGAAGTGAAAGAGACGGAGAAGGGAGAGGAGAACTCTTGTGTTATTTATGATACTGGACCTTGTAGCTATATGGGCTCTCCCTTCATGTCGACTCCAAGCTTTGGCCCTATATGCGAAGGTGTATAAGTGCAGCGTTTGAAAGTGACTCTCCCCCTCCCCACTGTTTCTTTTTGCACTGAACTCTTgagttttgaagaagaaaagtaGTCCGTCTTTCTCTTTCATGGCTTTGAGGGACATTTTATATCGCCTCAAGTGTCTGTCAGTGTGACTAACAGTTCTGAGAGAGGAGAACTAATATCTCAGGAACTTGCCTTCAGGCTGCCGCACATTGATGCTGCCGTTGGTGGTCTACAATGGTACTTTACAGACATTCAATTACAACTGATTCTATGGGCCGGTTGGCATTAAACAATATAACAGGTGATGAGGATGAGTTAAAGTGCTGCACAAGTTGATTTTAATTTCTATCATAAGTAGTGTTagttttaaattgattcaaccaaacaaaacaacaccaaaagtgtttttcatttctctctttctctgtgtTTATTAGGACCTTGTGGCGCACATGAAGTCGCAGCTGCAGAGAGGGCATTTAAGGGCGTTTAAGACCGCGCCACAAGGTTGCAAAAGTGAATGAATGTGCCTTAAAGGACGCAACAGTCACATGTTAAATGTCCTTTCTTCTTTTCACATTTGAgtagtcctttttttttatatatatatatttttcagccGTTGTGAAGGCATTGCAACGTCTCTTGATTTCAGTGACAAGGTTTACCgtggagaaaagaagaaaagtcacGGCCGTGAGGTGAGGAGACACACACCCGTCAGAAAGAAACTAAGAAAGGGAAGGTCATCTAACCTGAGAGCACAAAGAGGCGTTCAGGGCCTTCCTCTGATCAAACACATTcacaaagaatgaaaaacatgatTACAAATGTATGGGGTTAGCAGTTAGGGTCATGTTTTAGCACTCTTTGAGCTGCTTTGTTCTTTCCTTACAAACAGCAACTAGAAAGATTTACCGAAGTCTGGctttggagaaagaaaaaaaaaaaagctaaacaacaGTCTTTGCCGGTGTCCTCACGATAGATGTTACGCACGATGGAACTGATATTACATTGTGAACTTCTGCAAATTGGAGCCGGACAGTAAACAGATCATCAAAGATGATTCAGCCGCTTCAGACGGTTcagcttttttccccctccgCCATGCCAAGTTCAAAGGACGCAGGTCGTCGGGGAAATGAGTGCTGTTGCCCAGCgcgcaacaacaacaacaaagataaGGCGTGTGGAgaggaagaaataaataaataaataaataaaggcagGTTGGAGTAAGGGGGACAAAATGAGGCAAGTAGGCGGGGATATGCAGCGCGCGGAGATGAAACGGAGGCTTGCCGCTGTGCTCAAGGACACCGCATGCCACCATGTAATTAGAAAAGCACACAGATGATTTGGACGCAGTGATATGATTAGGCAATGCGGTCCCAGTCTAAAGCTTAATCAGCTCACTTCTGAGAGATACTCCACCACTGccagtgtgtgtgcgtgtttagAGTAAGTAGAAAGAGCTTACACACTTTTACTGTCCTCTCACATTTGCATTTAGGGCCTAAAGTTTGACACATGAAAAAGGTTGTAGGTAAACATGTCATTGGAATGTCCAAGCTCTTATTTTATCTTCCTTTGACACTATCTGCCTGAAGGTGATGGTCAAAGTACAAAAAAGGTTTGTAAAGCTCCTCCAAAGTAGATTGTGGGTCAAACTTCAAAGCAACACATTTTGAGGTCAGTTTTCTAAGCTTTTAGCAAAAGACTACAACACATGTGACCCAGAGCTGACGGAGGGGACACGCACAAAAGGGAAAACTGTGTACAAAGAAGCCGAGTAATGAGCAGAGGCCAATTAAAAAGAGCcgctccctcctcctcctcctcgctctGACTCCTTCTGTCTGTCCTCGTTCAGCAGCTTGTTATTGATCACCTTTAACCTCATCTCTCAGTGGTGTCAAAACTACCATTTAGGCTCATCCCCAGGGCTAAGTGAGTGTCGATCGCACCCTGCCCCATAAATCATTAGCAGAAGGTGGATTTTGGAGGGTTGGCCTGCCGCCGATTGCAGAGGGACGGCCTGACTCTTACAGGAGTATTTTGGCAGATCTCAACCTCATGCCCCCGAGGGTCAAGGGTCAACTGTGGTCCCACGGTTTAACGCGCAGACAACCTTTGCCAATGCTTGATTCTCCAGCCAGCCCACCTCCATTCCCCCTGCGGACCCAGCAGTGCCAcccttttgatttttaaataagatgAAAGGTCAGTCGTGGTCCCGCTCTGTCTTCACAGCGACCTCCCTCTACGTACGTGACACTTCTTTATTCATGATGGATTCTTATTTCTACCTTGTTGCTGCGTGCTGAATGAAAGATGAGCAAAGTTTTATCTGAAGGTAAGTCAGTGGTGCGGTGAGCAGTGCAGTTGGCTGCAGGGAGCCATTGTGAGTGTATTTGTCTTTGGCTGACTGTGCCGGCCTCCCACAAACTCCCCTCCTGAGCTGGAGGCGCCTCTTCGCCTCAATACACGGCTGCGTATCAGCCAGATGCTGCATCCACCCCACCGCTCTCCTTCCTCACTTCACTCCTGCTCAGactcttttcctttgctccaccttcaaaaaaaagggggaaatgaaCACGTCTCTGCCtctttcattttaatgtgtCTGCCCGCTGGCCGCTCTCCCTGCAGGGAGCATGCTGGGTAATGCATGGCCACTGTGGCCATGAGCGAGCCGCCTGGGGATAAGGAGATGATGGTTAGAGATGGGAGATCCTTTGTTGCAGTGAAGACGTCGTACTCCAGGGTAAGCAGGAAGATTAACAGTTAATCTAGGGGCCAAGCTCTTTAATTTGTGACTAAAATTGAActgatttcctttattttttataatttcttgTGGTTGGTAAATTGGAACAAAATACGTTTTAAAGTCTAACTTCGaccatcttctgatctattgtaaaaatgtttccaatggtcttttaactatAGCTTTGTTTCCACTGACAGTCCGATCCAGTAAGAAGTAGTACGGTACGGACCAGTTCATTCgggtttccactcagttaagcctcgatTCCAGCGAGCGGTTTGTTTGCATGCGTGATGTAGACCGCTATTGTCGTGCTACAACTAGACAGTGGAGGTCATTCAGCTCCGTATTTTACTTGCTTTACTTTAGGTACATTGTGTAGAACAGAAATTTAacattgtttgaaagaagattgcgagcggctaagaagaatactgccatgaagaggaaaacagaaacactagTTCAACGCTATATttgtgctttctaatgtcgtcatcactttctgccaatcaacaggtggctactGTGGCTCCACCCTGTTCTaattttcaatggacctacaacggattGAGGTACAAGTCGGAACTGttcaatgggtccatttaacaatagAAACGCCCAAAATAACGGACCGTACCAAATTGCTCAGATGAAACGAGGCTTCTGATTATGTTGtcatttcttcaagataattaCTGCACagcggcaagagttcatcagaaatttgattcttaaattgtgggtgggacttttggtgtggagtaagcctgccctcatttcccattatccctttgtttacactctttccctcTAGCTTATGtgccctcacaacctcaacctaacattattggtgcaactaaaatggcgagcaacattggagctatccaccCGTTCAGTCTTGACCCAGATgacagctcagaggaggaaaacaaagacgtacatggatctatttgtcttcaagtggatgaatcagaattgagaggagcagggagactgtAGTCCGTTGACTGTAGCACCCTCGCCACTGcttcaagctttttccaacggaattttgtcatctgctcctgattcacagcattttaattacataaatactcagatatacagttttaagcttaaatttctttatatatttcctccatcacgAGAAAAATTCTataggaacatgttaaaaaaaaaatcaaaatcccaattttcattggagtgggtctttaagaagtAACAGCTTTATGGTTTTGTTGTAAAATACTCTTTTACTGGTCAGATACCCaacacttattttaaaataaggagAAATTAGACTTTATTCCTGCCTTCACTTCTGAACATTGTCAAGAAGATGCCGTATTCACCTCAAGGGTTTAGTTTTCACAGGAGGAGTCACACTCAGTTCAGTTTGTGTTGCTGACTGGAGCATACAGTATAGATGAAAGGTGTCCCGTGATGTTGAAGGGGGATGGTGCTCATGCAGTGCAAAGGGTTTGGAGTTTGCGCCCATTGTTGGTAGAAGCCTTTAGTGTATATTTCTCCGCCCACCTCTCTCTGTAGGAAACCCCTGCCAACGGGCACAGATACGGGACAGGACACCCTGCCACCAAGGGATTTAATTGGTGTGGCACTTTCTTTGGTGCACATGGTCAATGCAATTAAATAGTAGCCCTAGGCCTTCAGTTTGCTGCTTCTGAACCAGTGACAGAGCAGCAAATTGAGTCTTTTTCTACTCGGGTCCTTATTAAGGTTCACAcgctgaaaacagagaaaaccaATGTGCCCGTGTTCAGGGGAGCATGAATGCACTGGACTGCAGGTAAAGTGGCATGCAAGGAGAATTATTGAGAAGGAATAAATACATCTTTAGTTAGTTATCGTATTTCTTGGACATTTGAATGCATTTGCACACAGATCATTCATTTCTATAAAGTGTAGGGAAATATCTTATTTTTCAGGTGGAAGTTTGATACATCTTTACATaagaattaattaaatttttccAAACAAAGTGAATTCTCTTTGTGCAAAGTAATGATAGTCCATGCATTTTTCAGAAAACAGCAGTCATACAAGCTTAATTAATTTCttattcaaaaaattaaaatcaagaagaaaaagcagTTTCATTGAAATAGCAGATAAAGGTTAAAAATGGAAACCGTTAATGTTCTTTATGTATTGGAGCGCggaaaatatgaatgaaataaagtttattttcaaggATATCATTAAACAaccacacttttaaaataaaatactttgatttgAATAATGCAGACACTCAAAAAGAAATCATGCAAATTCTTAGCCAGTCAGTTAAAACTAATGACATGAATAAAGATGGACAAAGCAAGACTGTTACCTCGAGTTCCGacgaaattaagtcaattccgTCGCCCTTTTTCTGCAGTATAGATATCTCCCTATTTAGACATTTTGGGACTAGACAACGTTAGCAAgcattaaatcaatcaaacgcttcaaacatttgaggtggggccagcaggcaccacatgctctacttgaggcatctgattgaccagtttataacttgcgataaagaaactatatcttaaaaaaaagatttagcaagaacatattaaaaagagacaccagagcaaa from Oryzias melastigma strain HK-1 linkage group LG16, ASM292280v2, whole genome shotgun sequence includes the following:
- the pou3f1 gene encoding POU domain, class 3, transcription factor 1, which gives rise to MATTAQYIPRNNSLPSNPLMHPDSDRMHQGTTYREVQKMMHHEYLQGLAATNTGHPMSLTHHQWLPTSNTDWSSGTHIGQQEHKASVQASREDLSSGFHHRSHLVHQQTQSAHHGSWAPSTTHHLSPLSPASNGHQSLVYSQPGYTNLNAMLSPQPGALHHGMRDPLHDDTGSHDNQMESPQQAFSHHQDHSDEDAPSSDDLEQFAKQFKQRRIKLGFTQADVGLALGTLYGNVFSQTTICRFEALQLSFKNMCKLKPLLNKWLEETDSNTGSPTNLDKIAAQGRKRKKRTSIEVGVKGALENHFLKCPKPSAHEISTLAGTLQLEKEVVRVWFCNRRQKEKRMTPVGVPHPNMEDVYSQAETPPLHRSLQSPVQ